The DNA window AAGTAAAAAGGCAAAAGGCAAAAGAAAGAACCTTGATACCACAAGGCTTTTAGCAATTACTTATGGTCACTGAGTTTCGGCTACGCGGTAGTTGAATCTCGACACTTCTCCTACCGGAGACGCTACGCGAACGACAAGCTCAGTGCATCGCTTCGCTCGATTACCACGTAGCCGAACTGTGGTTTATTTATTTACGCCAACCTGTTGTTATCTATCTCCCTTGTCTACCTTATCTCCCTTGTCTCCCTTATCTCCCTTGTCTCTCGTTTGATATCTCAAATAGAATTGCCATATCTTCCATTCAGCTTCTAGCGATCGCTGCTGAATTTCTGTATTCTCAATACTACATTGAAATGAGAATGTAAAATACTTAGATGCGATCGCTGCGATTATGTAGCTTTTACAAGTTAAGCTGGATAGGAGTAGCGATTGATTGCGCTTTTTATAGAAAAAAATTCTGTTAGTTTTTATTTTTGACTTGAGAACCCCGGAATGCTAGACAGCATATTTGATTATCTCCACTTTCACTTCAGCGTCGAAGCCCCTATAGTCCTGCTAATTCTGGTGTTTTTAGAGGCGGTGCTTTCGGCTGACAATGCGATCGCCCTCGCTGCGATCGCCCAGGGATTAGAAGACAAGGAACTAGAAGGTAAGGCGCTGAACTTTGGTTTAGTAATTGCCTACGTGTTGCGGATTTCCCTGATTTTGACTGCTACCTGGGTACAAAATTTCTGGCAATTTGAACTGTTAGGTGCTGCTTACTTGCTGTGGCTGGTATTCCAACACTTTACCTCAGAAGAAACAGAAGACTCTCACCATCATGGGCCGAGGTTTAAAACTGTTTTACAAGCCATACCTGTAATTGCATTTACAGACTTGGCATTTTCATTAGATAGCGTTACAACCGCGATCGCAGTTTCCCAAGAAAGATGGTTAGTCTTAACAGGTGCCACCATCGGAATTATTACACTGCGATTTATGGCTGGCTTGTTTATTCGCTGGTTAGATGAATATGCCAACCTCGAAGATGCAGGTTATGTAACTGTAGCGTTCGTAGGTTTGCGTTTGCTCTTAAAAGTGATCAACGATGATTTAGTGCCACCAGAATGGTTAATGATCACTGCGATCGCCCTGATTTTAGCTTGGGGCTTTTCTAAACGGAATCCCGCCTCATTACCCCAAGCTGAACCGGAAAAAACCGAAGTCTCGAAATAAGGAGGCAGGAGTCAGGAGGCAGTGGTTCGGCTACGCGGTAATCGAGCGAAGTCGAGATTCACCAACCGGAGGCAGGCGGCAGAAATGCCGTGTTTTCCTACTCCCCACTCCCCACTCCCCACTCCCTACTCCCCAAAATTATTCGTGCAACCAAGGGAAAATATGTGGTTGCCAATTAACTAACTCTTCATCTTTAAACCACAAAGCAACTTCCTGCTGTGCAGTTTCGGGAGCATCGGAACCGTGAATTAAGTTGCGTCCAATATTGATCCCAAAGTCGCCGCGAATTGTTCCTGGTTCTGCGGTTAAGGGATTGGTAGCACCGATGATTTTTCTCGCCGCCGCAATCACACCATCACCTTCCCAGACCATCGCTACAACTGGGCCAGAAGTGATAAATTCGACTAAGCTACCGAAAAAGGGGCGT is part of the Aulosira sp. FACHB-615 genome and encodes:
- a CDS encoding TerC family protein → MLDSIFDYLHFHFSVEAPIVLLILVFLEAVLSADNAIALAAIAQGLEDKELEGKALNFGLVIAYVLRISLILTATWVQNFWQFELLGAAYLLWLVFQHFTSEETEDSHHHGPRFKTVLQAIPVIAFTDLAFSLDSVTTAIAVSQERWLVLTGATIGIITLRFMAGLFIRWLDEYANLEDAGYVTVAFVGLRLLLKVINDDLVPPEWLMITAIALILAWGFSKRNPASLPQAEPEKTEVSK
- the ndk gene encoding nucleoside-diphosphate kinase, with the protein product MERTFLAIKPDGVQRKLVGEIIRRFETKGFTLVGLKFLQVSKELAEQHYGVHRERPFFGSLVEFITSGPVVAMVWEGDGVIAAARKIIGATNPLTAEPGTIRGDFGINIGRNLIHGSDAPETAQQEVALWFKDEELVNWQPHIFPWLHE